A segment of the Mangrovimonas sp. YM274 genome:
CCCATCATGGCATGACCTGTGGCTATGGTTAAATTTTGGCATTTTGAAGATTTGCCAATGTATGGAAGACCATCTGGTGTTACAGGCCTTAAACCTGAAGCCGCATCATCTATTTCAGGCTTGATTAGACGAATATTAGGGTAGTATTGATGAACAGCATTGGCAATAGCATTGGATCGCACCTTATTTACAGCATCGTTGATGCCTGCAATCTCCATGGTACCTGCAAAACGCGTAAATCCATTCATAGGGGTGACCGCCACTTTAGATTCGGCCAGTATGGTTGGAATACCAATCCCGGTGTCCCGAAACGTATTGATACAGTAACCTTTCCCCGCTTGAAGCAACAAACTAAGCCCTATTTTTTTACTCAACAAAGGGCTCCAGGCCCCTGCCGCCAAAACAAACTCATCGCCTTTTAGACTTTGGCTTGAAGTATGAAGCTGGGTGATTTTTAATCCAGACAAAGTGACGTCCTCAACCTTTTCATTCAACAAAAAGGTAACACCTGCTTTGTTCAAATAGGTTTTCATTTCAGTCATAAATTCATATGGCGTACTATGCGAATCGCATGTATAGTAAGTCCCACCAATGACATTTAACTTAACCTTGGGCTCTAAAGATTTCAATTCCTCCAAACTAATTTCGGAAGCCTCCAGACCTTCCTTTTTGGCTAGCTCTGCCATGTGGATTTCTTCTTCCAACATCCTTTCGGTTTGACACAACATTAACAAGCCTTTATGTTCCAATTGAAATCCAAATCCTTCCGAAGTTTTAAGCTCATTATACAGTTCCTGACTCATCAAAGAAATTTCCTTGATAACGGGAATGGCTTTTTGAACATGTCTGGAATTACAGCTTTTATTGAAAGCATAGGCCCACTTGATAAAATCTACATCCAATCGCGGTTTGATATAAAGTGGACTTGCGGGATCGAACATCCATTTTAGGCCCTGTTTCATAACACCAGGAGCAGACAGCGGCACAATATGACTAGGAGACAGATATCCTGCATTGACATATGAAGCACCTGCATCCATATTGGACTGATCCACCACTGTTACTTGATGCCCTTCCTTATGGAGATAGTAAGCCGAACACAGTCCAATAATACCTCCCCCCACTACTACAACCTCCTTGACCATCGTTCTACAAAACTACATACTATTTGACACTCTTAATCCTTTGAATATAATTGTTCACCCTATTTTCTAAAATAGCCAAGGTTACGGTTCCCTGCTCCAATATCACTTCATGAAAATCCCTTATGTTGAACTTCGGTCCTAATTCGGCTTCTGCCTTATGGCGTAATTCCCTAATTTTTAATTCTCCTATTTTATATGACAAGGCTTGTCCAGGCCAAGAAATATAACGATCGGTTTCGGTATTAATTTCATGTAAAGACAATGCTGTATTGGTCGCCATAAATTCTACAACCTGCTCCCTTGTCCAGCCCTTGGCATGAATTCCAGTATCCACCACCAACCTACAGGCACGCCACATTTCATAGGTCAATTTTCCGAATTCCTCGTAAGGAGTAGTGTAAATCCCCATTTCATCAGCCAAATATTCAGCATACAACCCCCAACCTTCACCATATGCCGACAAATACAAATTCCTTCTGAATTTTGGAATGCTATCACCAAGTTCCTCGTTCAAACTAATTTGCAAATGGTGTCCAGGAACTGCCTCATGGGCTGTCAATGCCGGAAGCGTATACAAAGTTCTACTAGGCAGGTCATAAGTATTTACCCAATAATATCCAGGATCGGTACTTTCTTTGGAAGTACCTATATATCGTCCAGTCGTGTATTTTGGTGCAATGGCCTCTGGCACCGCTGCCACCCCATAAGGCTTTCGCGGTAAAGTTTTAAAATACCTTGGTAACTGAGCATCAATGCGCTTGGCCATATCACGAGCAATCATCAACAACTCGCGTGGTGTTTT
Coding sequences within it:
- a CDS encoding FAD-binding oxidoreductase; this translates as MVKEVVVVGGGIIGLCSAYYLHKEGHQVTVVDQSNMDAGASYVNAGYLSPSHIVPLSAPGVMKQGLKWMFDPASPLYIKPRLDVDFIKWAYAFNKSCNSRHVQKAIPVIKEISLMSQELYNELKTSEGFGFQLEHKGLLMLCQTERMLEEEIHMAELAKKEGLEASEISLEELKSLEPKVKLNVIGGTYYTCDSHSTPYEFMTEMKTYLNKAGVTFLLNEKVEDVTLSGLKITQLHTSSQSLKGDEFVLAAGAWSPLLSKKIGLSLLLQAGKGYCINTFRDTGIGIPTILAESKVAVTPMNGFTRFAGTMEIAGINDAVNKVRSNAIANAVHQYYPNIRLIKPEIDDAASGLRPVTPDGLPYIGKSSKCQNLTIATGHAMMGWTMATGTGKLISELISGKQLSMSVSSFSPDRRY